In the genome of Magnolia sinica isolate HGM2019 chromosome 2, MsV1, whole genome shotgun sequence, one region contains:
- the LOC131232953 gene encoding type I inositol polyphosphate 5-phosphatase 5-like, whose protein sequence is MSFVPQEDNRVADSKWVVPMYGTKCKDGRFFFLWTTNYPIFFHVFVFTLSFLFFFPFCGLKSFKLLSFFETDIERRRATSRARHFNADPMIRKSFSERQTSSSIQGLNLCNFDRAMDNVAQIQDLRIFVATWNVGGRSPNNGLNLEDFLQAEGSSDIYVVGFQEIVPLNAGNVLVIEDNEPAAKWLTLISQALNRPTDPNRDNDFSDSSANSESNSARSSKDSKAPGSSSSSGLLFFQKPSLKVLSRNFRVDGLKTCNCNSESPLQQRGSRELGEQTTATAAVWDDFSEDDTASYFSAASEFPSQNHLSYCLIASKQMVGIFLSVWVRNELVPHIGHLRVSSVGRGIMGCLGNKGCISVSITLHQTSFCFVCCHLASGEKEGDELRRNADVAEILKNTQFPKICKAPTQRIPERILDHDRVIWLGDLNYRIALNYAETRELLEDNHWDALLERDQLRIEMEASRVFRGFQEGKIFFAPTYKYSRNSDAYAGETSKSKKKRRTPAWCDRILWYGDGIEQQTYIRGESRFSDHRPVCAVFVIEVEMHNNNSSNDNNNKHNNNRGRNSTGARIEMDGFIPHKHTFHEY, encoded by the exons ATGTCATTCGTCCCACAAGAGGATAACAGAGTGGCAGATTCCAAGTGGGTGGTCCCAATGTATGGCACCAAATGCAAGGATGGCCGCTTTTTCTTCCTTTGGACGACAAATTATCCTATTTTCTTCCACGTATTTGTATTtactttatcttttcttttcttttttcctttttgcggACTGAAATCTTTTAAGCTTTTATCTTTTTTCGAGACAGACATAGAAAGAAGGCGCGCAACAAGCAGGGCGAGGCATTTTAATGCCGATCCCATGATCAGGAAAAgcttttcag AAAGGCAGACGAGTTCGAGTATTCAAGGTCTAAATCTCTGTAATTTTGATCGCGCCATGGACAATGTTGCCCAAATTCAGGACTTGAG GATATTTGTAGCAACATGGAATGTGGGTGGCAGGTCTCCCAACAACGGCCTCAACCTTGAAGATTTCTTGCAAGCCGAGGGCTCTTCCGACATTTACGTCGTCGG GTTTCAGGAAATCGTTCCTTTAAATGCAGGAAACGTTCTCGTCATCGAAGACAACGAGCCTGCGGCGAAGTGGCTCACCCTCATCAGCCAAGCTCTCAACAGACCCACAGACCCCAACCGTGACAACGACTTCTCCGACTCCTCTGCTAACTCCGAATCCAACAGCGCCCGGAGCTCAAAGGATTCCAAGGCCCcgggcagcagcagcagcagcggtcTCCTCTTCTTTCAGAAGCCGTCCCTCAAGGTCCTCAGCCGCAACTTCAGGGTCGACGGCCTCAAGACCTGCAACTGCAACTCTGAGTCTCCCTTGCAGCAGCGCGGCTCAAGGGAGCTCGGGGAGCAGACAACGGCCACCGCCGCCGTGTGGGATGACTTTAGTGAGGATGACACGGCGTCTTACTTCTCGGCCGCCTCCGAGTTCCCATCCCAGAACCACCTCAGCTACTGCTTGATCGCCAGCAAGCAAATGGTGGGGATCTTTCTATCAGTTTGGGTCCGGAACGAGCTTGTGCCCCACATCGGCCACCTCAGAGTGTCCAGCGTTGGTAGGGGGATCATGGGCTGCCTTGGGAATAAG GGATGTATTTCAGTAAGCATAACATTGCACCAAACAAGCTTTTGCTTTGTCTGCTGCCATTTAGCGTCGGGAGAGAAGGAAGGTGATGAGCTCCGAAGGAATGCAGATGTCGCCGAGATCCTTAAGAATACTCAGTTCCCAAAGATTTGCAAGGCCCCCACGCAACGGATTCCTGAAAGGATTCTTGATCATGA TCGAGTCATATGGCTCGGAGATTTGAATTATCGGATCGCTTTAAACTACGCGGAAACAAGGGAGCTGCTAGAAGATAATCACTGGGATGCACTCCTTGAGAGAGACCAG TTGAGGATTGAGATGGAAGCGAGTAGAGTATTTAGAGGATTTCAGGAAGGGAAGATATTCTTTGCTCCCACATATAAATACTCACGCAACTCTGATGCCTACGCTGGAGAGACGTCCAAGTCAAAAAAGAAGCGTAGAACACCTGCCTG GTGCGATCGAATATTGTGGTATGGAGATGGCATCGAACAACAAACATACATACGTGGGGAGTCCCGGTTTTCGGATCATAGACCCGTGTGTGCTGTTTTCGTGATTGAAGTAGAGATGCATAATAACAACAGCAGCAacgacaacaacaacaaacaCAACAACAACAGGGGAAGGAACAGCACGGGTGCAAGGATAGAAATGGACGGATTCATACCACATAAGCATACCTTTCACGAATATTGA
- the LOC131232964 gene encoding peroxidase N1-like — protein sequence MEGFYTHLCIFLFFLLTWPTISVQGQGTRVGFYSSTCRSVETIVRNTVQAHFRSDATIAPGLLRMHFHDCFVNGCDGSILLNGPNAEKTALPNRLLRGYDVIDDAKAQLERECPGVVSCADILALAARDSVVLTRGLTWNVPTGRRDGTVSLASDTDNLPSFTDSVDVQKQKFTDKGLNTQDLVTLVGGHTIGTTACQLFRYRLYNFTTTGNGADPTINPAFVTQLQTLCPANGDGSRRVALDTSSENTFDVSFFTNLRNGRGVLESDQKLWTDASTRTYVQRYSGAIRGLLGLRFDIEFGRSMVKMSNIGVKTGTVGEIRRVCSSVN from the exons atggAGGGTTTCTACACCCAcctttgcatttttcttttcttcctacttacatggcccaccatatcagTTCAAGGCCAAGGTACACGTGTAGGGTTCTACTCTTCCACGTGCCGGAGTGTCGAGACCATCGTCCGTAACACGGTGCAAGCACATTTCCGCTCTGATGCCACAATTGCACCAGGGCTTCTCCGCATGCATTTCCATGATTGCTTTGTCAACGGTTGTGATGGGTCGATTCTCCTTAATGGGCCCAATGCCGAGAAGACCGCCCTACCCAATCGCCTCTTGAGGGGATACGATGTTATTGACGATGCTAAGGCTCAGCTGGAAAGAGAATGCCCTGGTGTCGTGTCGTGCGCCGATATTCTGGCACTTGCCGCTCGGGATTCTGTTGTTCTG ACAAGAGGACTAACCTGGAATGTGCCCACCGGTCGTAGAGACGGGACGGTCTCATTAGCATCTGACACTGATAATCTGCCGTCCTTCACTGACTCAGTCGATGTGCAGAAGCAGAAGTTCACTGATAAGGGCCTCAACACTCAGGATCTCGTCACCCTCGTTG GTGGGCATACCATAGGAACCACAGCGTGCCAGCTTTTCAGATACAGACTGTATAACTTCACTACAACCGGCAACGGTGCCGATCCGACAATCAATCCTGCCTTCGTCACTCAACTACAGACTCTTTGCCCAGCCAACGGTGACGGTAGCAGGCGTGTGGCATTGGACACCAGCAGTGAAAACACGTTCGATGTCTCCTTCTTTACAAACTTACGGAATGGCCGTGGAGTACTTGAATCTGATCAGAAACTCTGGACGGATGCTTCCACCAGGACTTATGTGCAACGCTACTCTGGTGCTATTAGGGGTCTTCTCGGACTAAGATTCGATATCGAGTTTGGGCGATCGATGGTGAAGATGAGCAACATTGGAGTGAAGACGGGGACCGTTGGAGAGATTCGAAGAGTCTGCTCTTCTGTTAATTAG